Within Staphylococcus sp. NRL 16/872, the genomic segment TCAATTAGCAACAAAGGGATTAAGTTATTACTTAATGCAGATGATCCATTTGTGAGTCGTCTTAAAATCGCAAGTGATACAATTGTTTATTATGGCATGAAAGCACATGCCCATGAATTTGAACAAAGTACAATGAATGAAAGTAAATACTGTCCTAATTGTGGTAGATTATTAGAATATGATTACATACATTACAATCAAATAGGACATTACCATTGTACATGTGGTTTCAAACGCGAAGCGCCTAAATATGAAGTGAACACATTTGAGGTCTCCCCGTTCTTGAAATTAAATGTTAATGATGCGCAATTTGATATGAAAATAGCTGGAGATTTCAATGCTTACAATGCTATCGCAGCTTATTCAGTTTTAAGAGAATTAGGACTTAACGATGAGTCAATTCGCAAAGGCTTTGAAACTTATACTTCTGATAACGGTCGTATGCAGTACTTTAAACTAAATGGGAAAGAAGCAATGATTAATTTAGCTAAGAACCCTGCAGGTATGAATGCTAGTTTATCAGTAGGCGAGCAACTTGAAGGTCAGAAAGTTTATGTCATCAGTTTAAATGATAATGCAGCAGATGGTCGTGATACGTCTTGGATTTATGACGCTGATTTTGAAAAATTAAGCGAACAAGATATTGAAGCAATTATAGTAACAGGTACACGTGCAGAGGAATTACAATTGCGTTTGAAATTAGCAGAAGTCACTGTTCCTATTGTGCTTGAAAAGGATATTTACAAAGCGACAGCATTAACGATGAATTATAGTGGTTTCACTGTAGCCATTCCGAACTATACGTCATTATCACCAATGCTTGAACAACTTAATCGTTCATTTGTAGGAGGGCAATAAATATGAATGAATTAACTGTCTATCATTTTATGTCAGATAAATTGAACTTATATAGTGACATCGGGAATATTATCGCCCTTAAGCAACGTGCTAAAAAACGTAATATCAAATTAAATGTTGTAGAAATCAATGAAACAGAAGGCGTTACTTTAGATGAATGTGATATCTTCTTTATCGGTGGCGGAAGCGATAGAGAACAAAGTATCGCTACGAAAGAATTAAGTAAGATTAAATCAAAATTAAAAGAAGCGATTGAAGATGGTATGCCAGGCCTTACGATTTGTGGTGGTTACCAATTCTTAGGTACTAAATATATCACTCCAGATGGCACCGAGTTAGAAGGTCTAGGTATTTTAGACTTTTATACCGAATCACGTACTGATCGCTTGACTGGAGATATCGTGATTGAAAGCGAAACGTTTGGTACAATCGTCGGCTTTGAAAATCATGGTGGCCGTACGCATCATAACTTCGGTACATTAGGCCATGTTAAGGTTGGTTATGGAAATAATGAGACGGACAAACGTGAAGGCATACATTATAAAAACTTATTAGGTACGTACTTACATGGACCGATTTTACCTAAAAATCATGAGTTAACAGATTACCTATTGGAAAAAGCATGTGAACGTAAAGATATTCCTTTTGAACCAAGACAACTTGATAACACTGAAGAAGAAGCTGCAAAACGTGTCATCGTTGAACGTTCAGCGAAAAATTAAATATAAATAAAAAAGGCTGAGACAAAATAAAATGTTTCAGCCTTCATTAGCATTATGGCAGTAGCTGACTGATTTGAAAATGCGCTTAAATCAAGCTTTTTTCAAACCTAGTCATCCTTGCCGGGGAGCGGGGCCCCAACATAGAGAGTTTCGAAAAGAAAGTCTACGGTCAACGCGAGTTGGGGATACAACGAAATTATTTTAATTTCTGTCCCGCTCCCTTTCTTTGTCTTCAAATCGAGTATCAAGTATTCTATAAATTAATAAAATTTCATAGATGAGATGACTTTTGATTTGATTTTGGTCAAATTCTTCTAATAATTTAACAGAAGATTTTAATGTTGAAGCAGCTTCCTTTTGTCGAACAAATTCATCGCTTGATGGAATATGATTGATACTATTACTAATTTTAATCATTGCCATTTTTTCATCTGCAGTAAATTTAAGATGAATATCTTTAGGCAAGTATATGATATTAGAAAGATGGGTAGCCAATAAACGATCACTATAAGCACGGTTTGATATATCTTTTAATCGTTTCCATTCTTTTTCTTTGTTTTTATGGTACCTTAACTCATCACGTTGGTAACCAATTAATGTTTCTGTTTTTGTATTTAGTCCTACTAATTTATCAAGTAAATCATTGCTTTCATCAGATTGAAATTTGCCTAGTAATAATTCTTGGCATCTAATTGCGAATAATTTGTACATTTTATGTTCTGTAACCGATAAATTATCTTCTATTTGTTGATAATATTTGGGGGGTAAGACGATGAAGTTAACTAATCCTGCAGTTACTAACCCAATTAAAGCTGTTAATAATCTGGAAAAGAAATTAAAGAAATAGGCATGATGAATACCGGGAATCATCGCCATAGCGGTTAGTACTGCTACTGTTGTACCCACTTGTAAGTTTAATTTAGTACACAATAAAATAGTGAATACTGCAGCAAACGTATAGGATAAAGGAGATGTATCTCCAAATATATAAGTAAATATCACTGCAAATAGTGCACCAATCACTGTAGCAGGTAATCTACGGTAACCCTTTTTTAAGGAAGCCTTAGCAGTAGGTTCAATCGTAACGATTGCAGTAAGTATTGCGAAGATCGGAGTTAGGTTTAACATTAAACAAAATAAGGACGTTAGAAAGGTCGCTAACCCTGTTTTAATTGTTCTAGCCCCAATAATATGCTTATACCATTTATTCATGAATCTATAAATCCTCTCGTTGACCCGAAAATAATTCTAAATATATTTGAAAATAATAATTATTAACGTTTTGTTTATCATATTTAGTATATCAAAAAATTTTTGGTATAATAAGATGTAACAACAATTAAAAAGGAACGGGATAAAATGATTGTAAAAACAGATGAAGAATTACAAGCCTT encodes:
- a CDS encoding Mur ligase family protein, whose translation is MRQWTATHLAKLARRASIAAGKKGTDLPGQIARRVDQNILRKLAAQVDDIVFVSGTNGKTTTSNLIGHTLKANNIDIVHNNEGANMAAGITSAFIMQSTKNTKVAVIEIDEGSIPRVLKEVTPTMMIFTNFFRDQMDRFGEIDIMVNNIAKSISNKGIKLLLNADDPFVSRLKIASDTIVYYGMKAHAHEFEQSTMNESKYCPNCGRLLEYDYIHYNQIGHYHCTCGFKREAPKYEVNTFEVSPFLKLNVNDAQFDMKIAGDFNAYNAIAAYSVLRELGLNDESIRKGFETYTSDNGRMQYFKLNGKEAMINLAKNPAGMNASLSVGEQLEGQKVYVISLNDNAADGRDTSWIYDADFEKLSEQDIEAIIVTGTRAEELQLRLKLAEVTVPIVLEKDIYKATALTMNYSGFTVAIPNYTSLSPMLEQLNRSFVGGQ
- a CDS encoding type 1 glutamine amidotransferase; translation: MNELTVYHFMSDKLNLYSDIGNIIALKQRAKKRNIKLNVVEINETEGVTLDECDIFFIGGGSDREQSIATKELSKIKSKLKEAIEDGMPGLTICGGYQFLGTKYITPDGTELEGLGILDFYTESRTDRLTGDIVIESETFGTIVGFENHGGRTHHNFGTLGHVKVGYGNNETDKREGIHYKNLLGTYLHGPILPKNHELTDYLLEKACERKDIPFEPRQLDNTEEEAAKRVIVERSAKN
- a CDS encoding aromatic acid exporter family protein, producing the protein MNKWYKHIIGARTIKTGLATFLTSLFCLMLNLTPIFAILTAIVTIEPTAKASLKKGYRRLPATVIGALFAVIFTYIFGDTSPLSYTFAAVFTILLCTKLNLQVGTTVAVLTAMAMIPGIHHAYFFNFFSRLLTALIGLVTAGLVNFIVLPPKYYQQIEDNLSVTEHKMYKLFAIRCQELLLGKFQSDESNDLLDKLVGLNTKTETLIGYQRDELRYHKNKEKEWKRLKDISNRAYSDRLLATHLSNIIYLPKDIHLKFTADEKMAMIKISNSINHIPSSDEFVRQKEAASTLKSSVKLLEEFDQNQIKSHLIYEILLIYRILDTRFEDKERERDRN